In the Agromyces flavus genome, GCCGCGCCCCGCGCGAGATCAGGTGCGCATCGCCTGTCGCGAGCGCCGGAACACCGGCTCGGCCGACGCGAGCTCGGCCGCCGTCGCGATCCGGAACGCCCCCGCCGGCGTCGCCTCGACCTCGTGCCGCCCCTCGCCGCGAGTCGCGATGAGCGAGGCGACGATCGACGCCGTGATGATCGCCGCGACGACCGCGAGTGAGACGGGCGTCGGGATGTAGAGCACGTCGAGCAGCGCCATCTTCACGCCCACCCAGACGAGCACGAGCGAGAGCCCGAGCTTGAGGTAGCGGAACCGGTGCACGAGGTCGGCGAGCAGGAAGTACATCGCCCGGAGTCCGAGGATCGCGAACGCGTTCGCCGTGAACACGAGGAACGGTTCGCTCGTCACCGCGAAGATCGCCGGAATCGAGTCGACCGCGAAGATCACGTCGGTCACCTCGACGAGCACGAGCACCGCGAGCAGCGGGGTCGCCAGGACGACGCCGGCACGGCGGATCAGGAACCGCTGCCCGTGATACGCGTCGGTCATCGGCACGACCCGCCGGAAGAGCCGCAGCGTGCGCGACCGCTCGGGGTGGACGTGCTCGTTGCGCGTCAGCAGCATCCGGATGCCGGTGATGATCAGGAACGCGGCGAACACGTACAGCACCCACGAGAAGTTCTCGATGAGCGCGGAACCAGCGGCGATGAACAGGCCGCGCAGCACGAGCGCGCCCAGGACGCCGAGGAACAGCACGCGGTGCTGGTACTCGCGGGGCACGGCGAACGACGCGAAGATGATCGCCCAGACGAACACGTTGTCGACCGCGAGGGACTTCTCGATCAGGTAGCCGGCGAAGTACTGCTGCCCCGACTCGGCGCCCCAGGCGTTCCAGACGACGATGCCGAACGTGATGCCGGCGAGCACCCACACGATCGACCAACCGAGTGCCTCACGCACGCCGATGGCGTGGGCCCGGCGGTGGGCGAACAGGTCGATCGCGAGCATCGCGACGATCGCGGCGAGCACGGCGAACCAGGCGTACAGGGGTACGTCCAACGTCTCCTCCAGTTGTCAGGTGGTGCGGCAACCGGAGGTCTCGTCCGAGCGTCGCCCGGCCGGCTGGAGCCGGGGCCGTGCGGCCCGGATGCGCCGGAGCCCGGTGGCGGGCCCGGAATGACGACGCATCCTCGGGGACTACTCCCCTCCGCATCCATGGCACCATGCCGCGGCCGGCTTCCGCATCCCGCTCGGGCGTCGGCTCGGCCACCTCCCAGCGTTCTCGAAGAGAGCGGATGGCGCGCCCGCACGCCTGAGCGCGCCGACGAGAGGTCGCACGTGGTGGGTCCGTAGCGCCATCCGCGACCTCTCGGGTTCAGAGGGAAGCGGATGGCGCGCCCGGCGCCGCTACAGCGCGCGGGTGAACGCCACGCGGTGCTCGCCGGGGCCGTCGTAGTCGCGCCACGCGAGCACGCCGTCGATCTCGGTGTCGCCCGTCAGCTCGAATCCCATCGCGCGATGGAACTCCTGCGAGCGACGGTTCACCGGACCGGTGATGGCGTCGACCCGGCGACATCCGCTGGCCCGCATGGCGTTGAAGAAGCGCTCGTAGAGGGTGCGCGCGAGGCCCGACTGCCGGAGGTCGGGTCGGACCCCGACGAAGTGGATGTAGGCGGCCTCGGGTTGTGACTGGGACCGGAAGCCGATG is a window encoding:
- a CDS encoding TerC family protein, giving the protein MDVPLYAWFAVLAAIVAMLAIDLFAHRRAHAIGVREALGWSIVWVLAGITFGIVVWNAWGAESGQQYFAGYLIEKSLAVDNVFVWAIIFASFAVPREYQHRVLFLGVLGALVLRGLFIAAGSALIENFSWVLYVFAAFLIITGIRMLLTRNEHVHPERSRTLRLFRRVVPMTDAYHGQRFLIRRAGVVLATPLLAVLVLVEVTDVIFAVDSIPAIFAVTSEPFLVFTANAFAILGLRAMYFLLADLVHRFRYLKLGLSLVLVWVGVKMALLDVLYIPTPVSLAVVAAIITASIVASLIATRGEGRHEVEATPAGAFRIATAAELASAEPVFRRSRQAMRT
- a CDS encoding GNAT family N-acetyltransferase encodes the protein MTDASTAPSTATDPRHPSLAFCRPVVSDHARVVAVIPEWWGLPGTADLGRLLPRLFFQHFADTSTIVEDDRGELAGFLIGFRSQSQPEAAYIHFVGVRPDLRQSGLARTLYERFFNAMRASGCRRVDAITGPVNRRSQEFHRAMGFELTGDTEIDGVLAWRDYDGPGEHRVAFTRAL